One window of the Nocardia huaxiensis genome contains the following:
- a CDS encoding FAD-dependent monooxygenase codes for MSHAHSAVRSAIIIGGGISGPVAATALHRAGIEARVYEAYPGPAYGIGSVLALAPNGVAALDIIGAADAVREIAVPFSHQAMAVGKKIIPMPGLRGVEPLQLVERPDLHRVLHDAAVAAGVPFEYNKRLVAVDEHEHGVTAHFADGSSSTADVLVGADGIRSTVRTLVDPQAPGPTFLRMLGFGANVDCEVDCPPETMVFAFGKRAYYLYWALPDGRIGWGANLPYEQYLSLTEARSIPARDWVRILRETYADDDPGRQLAEATTSENLMTAGALHIMPPVPHWYRGRLALTGDAVHAPSNTSGQGASMAIESAIELARCLRDIPDPAVAFATYEAMRRPRVEGVAARVAKINNAKAAGPIARRAMQLVMPVMFKAMDPEKTLGHEQRFRIPWDEPVRPVTVPVG; via the coding sequence ATGTCCCACGCACACTCCGCTGTACGCAGCGCGATCATCATCGGCGGCGGCATATCCGGCCCTGTGGCCGCCACCGCACTACATCGAGCGGGCATCGAGGCCCGCGTCTACGAGGCCTATCCTGGCCCGGCCTACGGCATTGGCTCCGTGCTGGCACTGGCCCCCAACGGGGTGGCCGCACTCGACATCATCGGCGCGGCCGACGCGGTACGTGAGATCGCCGTCCCGTTCTCGCATCAGGCGATGGCGGTCGGCAAGAAGATCATTCCGATGCCCGGCCTGCGCGGGGTGGAACCACTCCAGCTGGTCGAGCGCCCGGACCTGCATCGGGTGCTGCACGATGCGGCGGTCGCGGCCGGCGTGCCGTTCGAGTACAACAAGCGCCTGGTCGCGGTGGACGAGCACGAGCACGGCGTCACCGCTCACTTCGCGGACGGCAGTTCGAGCACCGCCGACGTGCTCGTCGGTGCGGACGGAATCCGTTCCACCGTGCGCACTCTCGTCGATCCGCAGGCCCCCGGCCCCACCTTCCTGCGCATGCTGGGCTTCGGCGCGAACGTCGACTGCGAGGTCGACTGCCCGCCCGAGACCATGGTGTTCGCTTTCGGCAAGCGGGCCTACTACCTGTACTGGGCGCTGCCGGACGGACGGATCGGCTGGGGCGCGAATCTGCCCTACGAGCAGTACCTTTCGCTCACCGAGGCGAGGTCGATCCCGGCGCGGGACTGGGTGCGAATCCTGCGCGAGACCTACGCCGACGACGATCCGGGACGGCAGCTCGCGGAGGCGACCACGTCCGAGAACCTCATGACAGCCGGTGCGCTGCACATCATGCCGCCGGTGCCGCACTGGTATCGCGGGCGGCTGGCGCTCACCGGGGATGCCGTACACGCTCCGAGCAACACCTCGGGGCAGGGTGCGTCCATGGCCATCGAGAGTGCCATCGAGCTGGCCCGGTGCCTGCGCGACATCCCCGATCCGGCAGTGGCTTTCGCCACCTACGAAGCCATGCGCCGGCCGCGCGTGGAGGGCGTCGCCGCCCGCGTGGCGAAGATCAACAATGCCAAGGCTGCGGGGCCGATCGCACGCCGGGCCATGCAGCTGGTGATGCCGGTGATGTTCAAGGCAATGGATCCGGAGAAGACGCTGGGCCACGAACAGCGGTTCCGTATCCCGTGGGACGAACCCGTGCGCCCGGTCACGGTGCCCGTCGGCTGA
- a CDS encoding helix-turn-helix transcriptional regulator, whose protein sequence is MTAMAVAANPFALQLRHWRGLRRISQLDLAIRAETSQRYLSFLEQGRSHPGRTMVVRLAESLELSLRERNSLLLAAGYAPAFPESSLDAPELDVVRNALDTILQGHMPYPAVVTRPYGIQVAANDACRLLMSGVAAELLEPPVNVLRVSLHPKGLAPRVVNLPEWGRHITDGLRRYADRSPDPALDDLIAELESYLPPVDPGPNHVGFAVPLRLRTEDGELSLMTTISTFATATDITLSELHLEAFLPADQFTADYLRSRFPA, encoded by the coding sequence ATGACAGCGATGGCGGTGGCGGCGAACCCGTTCGCACTACAGTTGCGGCACTGGCGCGGACTGCGCCGAATCAGCCAGCTGGACCTGGCGATTCGCGCCGAGACCAGCCAGCGGTACCTGAGCTTCCTGGAGCAGGGGCGCTCACATCCCGGACGGACCATGGTGGTGCGGCTGGCGGAATCCCTGGAGCTGTCGCTGCGGGAGCGCAACAGCCTGCTGCTGGCCGCCGGGTACGCGCCCGCGTTTCCCGAATCTTCCTTGGACGCACCGGAACTCGATGTGGTGCGGAACGCGCTCGACACCATTCTGCAGGGGCATATGCCGTATCCGGCGGTGGTCACCCGGCCCTATGGCATCCAGGTCGCGGCCAATGACGCCTGCCGGCTGCTCATGTCGGGCGTGGCGGCCGAACTGCTGGAACCGCCCGTCAATGTGCTGAGGGTCTCGCTGCACCCGAAGGGCCTGGCGCCGCGGGTGGTGAATCTGCCCGAGTGGGGCCGCCACATCACCGACGGCCTGCGCCGGTACGCCGATCGCAGTCCCGATCCGGCGCTGGACGACCTCATCGCGGAACTGGAGAGCTACCTGCCGCCGGTCGATCCGGGCCCCAATCACGTCGGCTTCGCGGTGCCGCTGCGGCTGCGCACCGAGGACGGCGAGCTGAGCCTGATGACCACCATCAGCACCTTCGCCACGGCCACCGACATCACCCTGTCGGAGTTGCATCTGGAGGCGTTCCTGCCCGCGGACCAGTTCACGGCCGACTATCTGCGCTCCCGCTTCCCCGCCTGA
- a CDS encoding nuclear transport factor 2 family protein, with product MYIIEPRALSATAADALVRELRDRVEITDALYRFGLGQDLGDKDLFASAFAADAELDFQPAAVKWGGVAPLMTGRDFIVDTILTGFEGRVDTTHQVTNPRIVVDGDTARLTALVEAQHLLTAEHDTFALLKNLYDVELVRDGERWVMRRIRIENIWYQGDPVAIFGV from the coding sequence GTGTACATCATCGAGCCCCGCGCCCTGTCCGCCACCGCCGCCGACGCCCTCGTTCGTGAACTCCGAGACCGCGTCGAGATCACCGACGCCCTCTACCGCTTCGGTCTCGGCCAGGATCTGGGCGACAAGGATCTGTTCGCCTCCGCCTTCGCCGCGGACGCCGAACTGGACTTCCAGCCCGCCGCGGTGAAATGGGGCGGCGTGGCCCCGCTCATGACGGGCCGGGATTTCATCGTCGACACCATCCTCACCGGCTTCGAGGGTCGCGTGGACACCACCCACCAGGTCACCAATCCGCGCATCGTCGTCGACGGCGACACCGCCCGGCTCACCGCGCTGGTCGAGGCGCAGCATCTGCTGACCGCCGAGCACGACACCTTCGCCCTGCTGAAGAATCTCTACGATGTCGAGCTGGTGCGCGACGGCGAGCGCTGGGTCATGCGCCGGATCCGCATCGAGAACATCTGGTACCAGGGTGATCCTGTCGCCATCTTCGGCGTATGA
- a CDS encoding VIT1/CCC1 transporter family protein encodes MEPHPHEPHTEGLASRLNWLRAGVLGANDGIVSTAGLVVGVAAATTDTSNILTAGVAGLTAGAISMAAGEYVSVSTQRDSEKALLAKEKRELREDPEFELDELAQIYQDKGLSPETARKVAEELTEHDAFAAHADAELGLDPNELTNPWQAAVSSAIAFTLGALLPLLAILLPPVSWRIPVTFAAVLVALAITGSISSRLGGSNPRKAVLRVVIGGALAMAVTYGIGQLAGVSGI; translated from the coding sequence GTGGAACCGCATCCGCACGAACCGCACACCGAAGGACTCGCCTCCCGGCTGAACTGGCTGCGCGCGGGCGTGCTCGGCGCCAACGACGGCATCGTCTCCACCGCCGGCCTGGTGGTCGGCGTGGCGGCCGCCACCACCGACACCTCGAACATTCTCACCGCCGGCGTCGCCGGGCTCACCGCGGGCGCGATCTCCATGGCAGCGGGCGAGTATGTCTCGGTCAGCACCCAGCGCGACAGCGAGAAAGCCTTGCTGGCCAAGGAGAAGCGCGAACTGCGCGAGGATCCGGAATTCGAGCTGGACGAACTGGCGCAGATCTATCAGGACAAGGGGCTCTCCCCCGAGACGGCGCGCAAGGTGGCCGAGGAACTCACCGAACACGATGCCTTCGCCGCGCACGCAGACGCCGAATTGGGTTTGGACCCGAATGAATTGACCAATCCGTGGCAGGCCGCGGTGTCCTCCGCCATCGCCTTCACCCTCGGCGCGCTGCTGCCGCTGCTGGCCATCCTGCTGCCGCCGGTATCGTGGCGGATTCCGGTCACCTTCGCGGCAGTGCTTGTGGCACTTGCCATTACGGGATCGATCAGCTCGCGGCTGGGTGGCAGCAATCCACGCAAGGCGGTGCTGCGGGTGGTGATCGGTGGTGCGCTCGCCATGGCCGTCACCTACGGAATCGGCCAGCTGGCAGGGGTTTCCGGAATCTGA
- a CDS encoding nuclear transport factor 2 family protein → MSAVVHAIEAGDWTAFAKLVHPYVHWTEDGTTTRGRTRVMARLSGEPETDAARPARSYELRDGQVYRWTV, encoded by the coding sequence GTGTCCGCAGTCGTACACGCCATCGAGGCCGGCGACTGGACCGCATTCGCGAAACTCGTTCACCCCTACGTGCACTGGACCGAGGATGGGACCACCACCCGCGGCCGCACCCGGGTCATGGCGCGGCTGTCCGGTGAACCCGAGACGGACGCGGCCCGCCCGGCACGCTCCTACGAACTGCGCGACGGGCAGGTCTATCGCTGGACCGTCTAA
- a CDS encoding LysR family transcriptional regulator — protein sequence MLERHELEAFLTLVEELHFGRTADKLHVSTARVSQTIAKLERRLGVPLFERSSRQVRTTPAGRDLYAELRPAWDRIGAAVRHTMDTGHGRTGTLEVAFVDPATSQLLIRAADLFRAQLPGCAVRLREARPAQVIPWLREGEVDLVLDMTPFPVDGITAGPVLVSEARMLAVPANHALARRRSIGPAELTQVRMLQLPPELPQSVRETRTPRTTSDGQAIPAGPSASTYNELLTMVGSGHGVFPVGAHTRRYHVRPDVAYVPLRDAAPVQWALLWRTGAETAPIRAFARAAGTAAT from the coding sequence ATGCTGGAACGCCATGAGCTGGAGGCGTTTCTCACCCTCGTCGAGGAACTGCACTTCGGGCGCACCGCCGACAAGTTGCACGTGTCGACCGCGCGGGTCAGCCAGACCATCGCGAAACTCGAACGCCGCCTGGGTGTTCCGCTCTTCGAGCGGAGCAGCAGGCAGGTGCGCACCACACCGGCCGGGCGCGATCTGTACGCCGAACTGCGGCCCGCCTGGGATCGCATCGGCGCGGCGGTGCGCCACACCATGGACACCGGGCACGGGCGCACCGGAACACTGGAGGTCGCCTTCGTGGATCCGGCCACCAGCCAGCTGCTCATCCGCGCCGCCGACCTGTTCCGCGCACAATTGCCCGGCTGCGCGGTGCGGCTGCGGGAAGCCCGACCGGCACAGGTGATTCCGTGGCTGCGCGAGGGCGAGGTGGATCTGGTGCTGGATATGACGCCGTTCCCGGTCGACGGGATAACGGCCGGGCCGGTGCTGGTGTCGGAGGCGCGCATGCTGGCCGTGCCCGCGAATCACGCACTGGCACGGCGCCGTTCGATCGGTCCGGCAGAGCTGACGCAGGTCCGCATGCTGCAACTGCCGCCCGAGCTACCCCAGTCGGTACGCGAAACCCGCACCCCGCGAACAACTTCCGACGGCCAGGCGATCCCCGCCGGACCCTCGGCCTCGACCTACAACGAACTGCTCACCATGGTCGGCAGCGGCCACGGCGTATTCCCCGTAGGCGCACACACCCGCCGCTATCACGTCCGGCCGGACGTGGCCTACGTTCCACTGCGCGACGCCGCGCCGGTGCAGTGGGCCCTGCTGTGGCGGACCGGCGCCGAGACCGCCCCGATCCGAGCCTTCGCCCGCGCCGCCGGCACGGCCGCCACCTAG
- a CDS encoding ABC transporter permease, which yields MTRALNKDRVVGKDSAVRIVRDNFSGTVVASLRTFGRAAGIAQESVLGTVTDIARREFQWKEAILQAWRLVTVTAIPAILMAIPFGVIVSVQVGNLIHTLGADSLLGATGGLGVIKQGAPLATGFLLGGAGAAALAADLGARTIREEIDALNTMGISPIHRLVIPRMVAMLFVAPLLNVLIIFVGVLAGYVVAIGGQGVTPGSYWATFGSFTTTADVWVSLVKAVIFGFIVVIIACQRGLEAKGGPRGVADAVNAAVVLSVVSIVTVNLVATQITAMFLPTRLA from the coding sequence GTGACGCGGGCCCTGAACAAGGACCGCGTCGTCGGCAAGGACAGTGCCGTCCGCATCGTCCGCGACAACTTCTCCGGCACCGTGGTGGCCTCGCTCCGCACCTTCGGCCGAGCCGCCGGTATTGCGCAGGAGTCGGTGCTCGGCACCGTCACCGATATCGCGCGCCGCGAGTTCCAGTGGAAGGAAGCGATCCTCCAGGCCTGGCGGCTGGTGACGGTCACCGCGATTCCGGCCATCCTCATGGCGATTCCATTCGGTGTGATCGTCTCGGTCCAGGTCGGCAACCTCATCCACACCCTCGGCGCGGACTCGCTGCTCGGCGCGACCGGCGGCCTCGGCGTCATCAAGCAGGGCGCACCGCTGGCCACCGGCTTCCTGCTCGGCGGCGCGGGCGCGGCGGCCCTGGCCGCGGATCTCGGCGCGCGCACCATCCGCGAGGAGATCGACGCGCTGAACACCATGGGCATCAGCCCGATTCACCGGCTGGTGATCCCGCGCATGGTGGCCATGCTGTTCGTGGCCCCGCTGCTGAACGTGCTCATCATCTTCGTGGGCGTGCTCGCCGGATACGTGGTGGCCATCGGCGGCCAGGGCGTGACGCCCGGCAGCTACTGGGCCACCTTCGGCTCCTTCACCACCACCGCCGATGTGTGGGTGTCGCTGGTGAAGGCCGTCATCTTCGGCTTCATCGTGGTGATCATCGCCTGCCAGCGCGGGCTCGAGGCCAAGGGCGGCCCGCGCGGCGTGGCCGACGCCGTCAATGCGGCCGTGGTGCTCTCGGTCGTCTCCATCGTGACCGTCAACCTGGTGGCGACCCAGATCACCGCCATGTTTCTGCCGACAAGGCTGGCTTGA
- a CDS encoding PadR family transcriptional regulator produces MARKRKISNLMGLAVLSTLAVNPMHRYEIAAKLRSWGKDRDMDIKWGSLYTVVDNLTKHGFLEITGSERDGARPERTIYRITEAGRAELLDWTRELVSTPEPEQRRFRAGLSVLAVLSPDEVIELLGQRIALLDKTIADHRAQMAALEGSLPRLFLVEDDYELAMLEAEAGWARRFRESLADGSFPDIEGWRSWHSTGVLPDEIVELMEEVPPPAD; encoded by the coding sequence ATGGCCCGCAAACGCAAGATCTCCAATCTGATGGGTCTGGCAGTCCTGTCCACGCTCGCCGTCAATCCCATGCACCGGTACGAGATCGCTGCGAAGTTGCGCAGCTGGGGCAAGGACCGGGACATGGATATCAAATGGGGCTCGCTGTACACGGTCGTCGACAATCTGACCAAGCACGGGTTCCTGGAGATCACCGGCAGCGAACGCGACGGCGCCCGGCCCGAGCGCACCATCTACCGCATCACCGAGGCCGGCCGCGCCGAACTCCTGGACTGGACAAGGGAACTCGTGTCCACCCCGGAGCCCGAACAGCGCCGGTTCCGCGCCGGGCTGTCCGTGCTGGCGGTGCTGTCGCCCGACGAGGTGATCGAACTGCTCGGCCAGCGAATCGCCCTGCTGGACAAGACTATTGCCGATCATCGGGCCCAAATGGCAGCTCTGGAAGGCTCGTTGCCGCGCCTGTTCCTGGTCGAGGACGACTATGAGCTGGCCATGCTGGAGGCCGAAGCCGGTTGGGCGCGCCGCTTCCGGGAGTCCTTGGCGGACGGCAGTTTTCCCGATATCGAGGGCTGGCGCAGCTGGCATTCCACCGGCGTGCTCCCCGACGAGATCGTCGAACTCATGGAGGAGGTGCCACCCCCGGCCGACTGA
- a CDS encoding ABC transporter permease yields the protein MSATYVPKGLGFLARFYRKRGLILRRVENLGFVLSFVWQVLSSIPLTLKRYRDETMRAITNMTWGRGSIIVGGGTVPMMIVLGLVMGASVAVESFATLDMLGMGPVTGLVSAYATTRELAPIAAAIGFAAQAGCRMTAEIGSMRISEEIDAIESLGLRSVPFVVTTRVIAGAVAIIPTFLIALILSYAACRGLITLVHGSSAGVYDHYFFQFVAGFDVIAAVVKVAIFAVVVILIHCYYGFFATGGPEGVGIASGKAVRASSVAIIAMDMVLSLGLWGFNSAITFTG from the coding sequence ATGTCCGCTACGTACGTCCCGAAGGGACTGGGCTTCCTCGCGCGCTTCTACCGCAAGCGCGGGCTGATTCTGCGCCGGGTCGAGAACCTCGGCTTCGTGCTGTCGTTCGTGTGGCAGGTGCTGTCGTCGATTCCGTTGACGCTCAAGCGGTATCGCGACGAGACCATGCGCGCCATCACCAATATGACCTGGGGTCGCGGCTCCATCATCGTGGGCGGCGGGACCGTGCCCATGATGATCGTGCTCGGCCTGGTCATGGGCGCGTCGGTGGCGGTGGAATCCTTCGCGACGCTGGACATGCTGGGCATGGGCCCGGTGACCGGTCTGGTGTCGGCGTACGCCACCACGCGTGAGCTGGCCCCGATCGCGGCGGCCATCGGCTTTGCCGCACAGGCGGGTTGCCGCATGACGGCCGAGATCGGGTCGATGCGCATCTCCGAGGAGATCGACGCCATCGAGTCGCTCGGGCTGCGGTCGGTGCCGTTCGTGGTCACGACCCGCGTCATCGCGGGCGCGGTGGCCATCATTCCGACCTTCCTGATCGCGCTGATCCTGTCGTACGCGGCCTGTCGCGGCCTGATCACGCTGGTGCACGGCTCCTCAGCGGGCGTGTACGACCATTACTTCTTCCAGTTCGTCGCCGGGTTCGATGTGATCGCCGCGGTGGTGAAGGTGGCCATCTTCGCGGTGGTCGTCATCCTGATCCACTGCTACTACGGCTTTTTCGCCACCGGCGGCCCCGAGGGTGTGGGCATCGCGTCCGGTAAGGCGGTGCGCGCCAGCTCGGTCGCGATCATCGCCATGGACATGGTGCTCTCGCTCGGGCTGTGGGGATTCAACTCGGCCATCACGTTCACGGGGTAG
- a CDS encoding calcium:proton antiporter, with product MKGMVGFLVRSWSALVPLLAAAVLAVSWGRDLGPVGGVLVSLALIGAVLAAVHHAELVAHRVGEPFGSLVLAVAVTIIEVGLIVTLMLSSGDKAASLARDTVFAAVMITCNGIFGLSLLVGALRRRVAVFNAEGTGAALATVATLATLSLVLPTFTTSEPGPVFSPNQLIFAAVASLVLYGVFVMVQTVRHPDDFLPVEGTEESAVVGDDDHEERPTAKQALLSLLLLLVALIGVVGLAKVVSPSIEDGIEAAGLPHSAVGVVIALLVLLPETIAAVRAARRDRVQISLNLALGSAMASIGLTIPAVALASIWIEGPLMLGLGATQMVLLALTVVVGALTVVPGRATLLQGGVHLVLFSAFVFLAVSP from the coding sequence ATGAAAGGCATGGTTGGTTTCCTCGTGCGCTCCTGGTCTGCCCTGGTTCCACTATTGGCCGCCGCTGTGCTGGCGGTTTCCTGGGGCCGGGATCTGGGACCGGTCGGCGGGGTGCTGGTGAGCCTGGCCCTGATCGGCGCGGTGCTGGCGGCCGTGCATCACGCGGAGCTGGTGGCGCATCGGGTGGGGGAGCCGTTCGGTTCGCTGGTGCTGGCCGTGGCCGTCACCATCATCGAGGTCGGCCTGATCGTCACGCTCATGCTGTCCAGCGGTGACAAGGCCGCGTCGCTGGCCCGCGACACCGTCTTCGCGGCGGTCATGATCACCTGCAATGGCATCTTCGGCCTGAGCCTGCTGGTCGGCGCGCTGCGCCGGCGGGTGGCCGTCTTCAATGCCGAGGGCACGGGCGCGGCCCTGGCCACGGTGGCCACCCTCGCGACCCTGAGCCTGGTGCTGCCGACCTTCACCACGAGTGAACCGGGCCCGGTCTTCTCGCCCAATCAGCTGATCTTCGCGGCGGTGGCGTCGCTGGTGCTCTACGGCGTGTTCGTCATGGTCCAGACGGTCCGGCATCCGGACGACTTCCTGCCCGTCGAGGGCACCGAGGAGAGCGCGGTGGTCGGCGACGACGACCACGAGGAACGCCCGACCGCCAAGCAGGCGCTGCTCAGCCTGCTGCTGCTCCTGGTCGCGCTGATCGGCGTGGTCGGACTGGCCAAGGTGGTCTCGCCGTCCATCGAGGACGGCATCGAGGCGGCGGGTCTGCCGCATTCGGCGGTCGGTGTGGTGATCGCCCTGCTGGTGCTGCTGCCGGAAACCATCGCGGCCGTGCGGGCGGCGCGTCGCGACCGCGTGCAGATCAGCCTGAATCTGGCGCTGGGTTCGGCCATGGCGAGCATCGGCCTGACGATTCCGGCGGTGGCGCTGGCCTCGATCTGGATCGAGGGCCCGCTCATGCTCGGCCTGGGCGCGACGCAGATGGTGCTGCTGGCGCTGACCGTGGTGGTCGGCGCGCTCACCGTGGTTCCCGGCCGCGCGACGCTACTGCAGGGCGGCGTGCATCTGGTGCTGTTCTCCGCGTTCGTGTTCCTGGCGGTCAGCCCTTAG
- a CDS encoding zinc-dependent alcohol dehydrogenase family protein yields MNALAYQVEPLRGMAGLTTRVQPVPEPGPHQVVVRVRAASLNRRDLMLLAGAYPLPLRPGVVPLVDGVGEVIATGAAVTRAALGDRVSGTYFVRWVDGRQTQALSAEQYGANFDGWLADYIVLEEDSVVHVPAYLTDEEAASLTAAGLVAWSGVTKPVPVAPGETVLTVGTGTVALFAVQHAKMLGARVISITSSADKAERLRKIGADEVIDRKEIPDWEHAVLDLTGGDGVEHVVDAVGLPTLPKSLASAGYNAQVTLIGAFPAPDGHQLPDPLGFGYRALRRPAVGSRADYEAMNQALAEHQVRPVIDRVFPFDQAVDAFRHFEEGDPFGKVVITIS; encoded by the coding sequence ATGAATGCCCTTGCCTACCAGGTGGAACCGCTGCGCGGCATGGCCGGCCTGACCACCCGCGTCCAGCCCGTCCCGGAGCCCGGCCCACACCAGGTGGTGGTGCGGGTGCGGGCGGCCTCGCTCAATCGCCGCGACCTGATGCTTCTGGCCGGCGCCTACCCGCTGCCGCTGCGTCCCGGCGTGGTCCCGCTGGTGGACGGCGTCGGCGAGGTGATCGCCACGGGTGCCGCGGTGACGCGGGCCGCGCTGGGTGACCGGGTGTCCGGCACCTACTTCGTGCGCTGGGTGGACGGCCGCCAGACGCAGGCGCTGAGCGCCGAGCAGTACGGCGCGAACTTCGACGGCTGGCTCGCCGACTACATTGTCCTGGAGGAGGATTCGGTGGTGCACGTGCCCGCCTACCTGACCGACGAGGAGGCCGCGAGCCTGACCGCCGCGGGCCTGGTGGCCTGGTCCGGCGTCACCAAGCCGGTTCCGGTCGCGCCGGGGGAGACCGTGCTCACGGTCGGCACCGGCACGGTCGCGCTCTTCGCCGTGCAGCACGCCAAAATGCTTGGTGCGAGGGTAATTTCGATTACCTCCTCGGCGGACAAGGCCGAGCGGCTGCGCAAGATCGGCGCGGACGAGGTGATCGACCGTAAGGAGATCCCCGACTGGGAGCACGCGGTGCTCGACCTCACCGGCGGTGACGGCGTGGAGCACGTCGTGGACGCGGTCGGCCTGCCCACCCTGCCGAAATCCCTTGCCTCCGCAGGCTACAACGCCCAGGTGACCCTGATCGGAGCCTTCCCGGCACCGGACGGGCACCAGTTGCCCGACCCGCTGGGCTTCGGCTATCGGGCACTACGCCGCCCCGCCGTAGGCAGCCGCGCCGACTACGAGGCCATGAACCAGGCACTCGCCGAGCACCAGGTCCGTCCGGTGATCGACCGCGTCTTCCCCTTCGATCAAGCGGTCGACGCCTTCCGCCACTTCGAGGAGGGCGACCCGTTCGGCAAGGTGGTCATCACGATCTCCTGA
- a CDS encoding MlaD family protein, with the protein MPNYGMPGVAVDRKRSMAVGAIAIALVVVVAAAWSLYRSAKPAEGMDISLRTEQIGDGVLVGTEVRANGVVIGKVTEITPDARGTQRIDLRLDDSRLFGLDDSLLVDYAPANLFGISEIELRTGAGGSPLRAGAVIDLTGRKSKDVYDATMGSILRSMSQVGGSVLTPQMASVIAQAAADTQALTPLAQALITAQRVIADNQKMPLSQLVGTLGPAFDGGGQFAGATVQVVDLIRSMERLQTDRESYDQGVAIVTGQLLPVLANTLNVAGTQLSGTTDMLVPLLNVLAQMVPQPAQTESELRILLQRLNSAFTGQGLNVELELKGVPAIAVPLLGGAR; encoded by the coding sequence ATGCCGAACTACGGAATGCCGGGTGTGGCCGTGGACCGGAAGCGGTCCATGGCGGTGGGCGCGATCGCCATCGCGCTGGTGGTCGTGGTGGCGGCCGCGTGGTCGCTGTACCGCTCCGCCAAACCCGCCGAGGGCATGGATATCTCGCTGCGCACCGAGCAGATCGGTGACGGCGTGCTGGTCGGCACCGAGGTGCGGGCCAATGGCGTGGTGATCGGCAAGGTCACCGAGATCACGCCGGACGCGCGCGGCACGCAGCGAATCGACCTGCGGCTGGACGATTCTCGGCTGTTCGGCCTGGACGACAGCCTGCTGGTGGACTACGCGCCGGCCAACCTGTTCGGCATCAGCGAGATCGAATTGCGCACTGGCGCGGGCGGTTCGCCGCTGCGCGCCGGTGCGGTGATCGACCTGACCGGGCGCAAGAGCAAGGACGTCTACGACGCCACCATGGGCTCGATCCTGCGCAGCATGTCGCAGGTCGGCGGCTCGGTGCTGACCCCGCAGATGGCCTCGGTCATCGCGCAGGCCGCCGCCGACACCCAGGCGCTGACACCGCTGGCGCAGGCGCTCATCACCGCGCAGCGGGTGATCGCCGACAACCAGAAGATGCCGCTGTCACAGCTTGTCGGCACGCTCGGCCCGGCCTTCGACGGCGGCGGCCAGTTCGCGGGCGCGACCGTGCAGGTGGTCGATCTCATCCGCAGCATGGAGCGGTTGCAGACCGATCGGGAGTCCTACGACCAGGGTGTCGCGATCGTGACGGGCCAGCTGCTGCCGGTGCTCGCGAACACCTTGAACGTGGCCGGAACGCAGCTGTCCGGCACCACCGACATGCTGGTGCCGCTGCTCAATGTGCTGGCGCAGATGGTGCCGCAGCCCGCGCAGACGGAGTCCGAACTGCGAATCCTGTTGCAGCGCTTGAACTCCGCTTTCACGGGCCAGGGATTGAATGTGGAGCTCGAGCTGAAGGGCGTGCCCGCCATTGCCGTGCCGCTGCTGGGAGGTGCGCGATGA